ACTTGTACACCAAAGCCTTGGCCATCTCACCGTGCAACGAGAGGGCGCTGGTGAGCCGAGACCGCACCCTGCCCTTGGTGGAGGAGCTAGACCGGCGCCACTTTGGCGTGATCGACAGTAAGGTGCGCAGACTCATGTCCATACCCAAAGGCAACTCTGCGCTACGTCGAGTGATGGAGGAGACGTATTACCACCACATCTACCACACGGTGGCCATCGAGGGCAGCACTCTGACTCTGTCCGAGATCCGTCACATCATCGAGACGCGCTACGCCGTCCCCGGCAGGAGCCTGCAGGAGCAGAACGAGGCCATCGGCGTGGACGCGGCCATGAAGTACATCAACACCACGCTGTTGTCCAGAACGGGAGACATCAGCGTCACCGACATCCTGGAGATCCACAGGCGAGTGCTGGGCTACGTGGACCCCGTGGAGGGCGGGCGGCTGCGCACCAACCAAGTGTTCGTCGGCCACCACATCCCGCCGCACCCGCAGGACCTGCAGCGGCACATGCAGGAGCTGGTGCTGTGGCTCAACTCCGACGAGGCCCTGCAGCTGCACCCGGTGGAGTACGCCGCGCTGGCGCACTACAAACTGGTGTACGTGCACCCCTTCGTGGACGGCAACGGGCGCACGTCGCGGCTCTTGATGAACCTGGCGCTCATGCAGGCGCGGTATCCGCCCATTACCATCCGCAAAGAACAACGGGCCGAGTACTACGCCGCTCTGGACACGGCCAACGAGGGCGACGTGCGCCCCTTCATTCGCTTCATCGCTAAATGCACGGAGATCACACTGGACACGTTGTTGATCTCCACCACCGAGCACGCGGTGGGTCTGCCGGGGGCGGGGCAGGAACACGCTTGTCCAGACTGTAAACAAACCATCCTGGCTCACACCTGAGTCAGGGTGGAAGTGTCCATCATGTGCCACCTGCTGAACATGATTTCATCTGCACACTGGGTGTTTAATTTCACTTTAAGCCGCCATCGTTTGACATGACCGCACCATCGCTCATCGtgattatttatttctattttaataaaagtgttatattACCTCTCAGTATGTCTCCAAATAATGACTACCACAAAGGTTAATTAAATGTCTTTATTCCATTTTATAGCTTTAACATCAAAGTAAAGATTTGTTTTCATCCAACACAACATAGAACTGCAAGGGAACAACAAATCATacaatagtaggggtgtaacggtacgtgtatttgtattgaaccgtttcggtacagggggttcggttcagttcggaggtgtaccaaacgagtttccacaccaacatattaagctaagctaaagtcttaacgagctgctccgcttccttctgcctgtctctgtcagtacacagcacccagcattgtcccacccacacaaccatctgattggttacaaacagagcgggaacagccaatcagcagtgcgtattcagagcgcatgtagtcagcgcTTAGCGttcagcaggtaagcatcaggcagcggactctcccccaAATTatgataaacacctcccagtcaactactagtaacatcactatgagcccgttgaccttctagaaatataaactgcagctcagctcgctcgtagtcctggcttgaggtgaaggctaattagcttttcgCGTattgttagctcattttgcggtgtgtgtgttatggacagcaaagccctgtctgtctgttattacactttacctttttctgtgttgattgagctgtgttgaagcagcaaaaaaggacattatgttaaatgaagagtttctgtctctgatagttgatataataatgtaactgcatcattaagcctacatgaactgtatggtgttcagggatgaatagtctctcctattgctattgtactattttttcagctatagttacattaatcattagaaatgcaaCAGCCtaattttgaatggcagggtccctgctatcacatgttgataaaaatataacatttacataataaaaatcaactacaggcttcccaaatgctgtaataaattaagcatgatgagttgacttgaaactgtttgttgcactttttatatgtagaagaaaagttttgtcattgtatttaatctgaggaacaacttgaggcagtttaatgttgattaacgtgggcagaattattatagtgttcccaatgttaaaaggataaagccattgtttacaaatttggtaaataaataaccaaaaaatttatattttgttttcttactgtaaatgaaactaaccgtgacctctaaacagaggtatgtaccgaaccgaaatttttgtgtaccgttacacccctataaaaTAGTAATTTTTAGATTATTTATGAACTTCAAACCTAAGGTGGTAATGTTTGCACACATGGAAACACTCAGTTTGTATTTGAATTAGGCCACGGTGGTGAGAGTAATTCACATAGCTTATATTCCATCTGGTTGTATAATTAACATTACATAACACCATCTAATTGTTGATCAACAACTGATCAACATGAAACATAGAAAGACATGCATAGATTGTCTTAATTTCCACTAAAAGTTTATAGTAAAGAAATAAAAGTTTTAGCCATTTATTTTTCTGTCAATTATTCAATTGAAAAGTGCAGATTTAGATTCAATAAAGACAAATCCTTGGCACACACAAGTTATTAGTACGTGTCATGTGACACAAAATAAGTTGTGATCTTCAAAGTTGAACTAACATTTTCTTACATGCCTTGATAGAAAAAAGCCAGTGATTATAACCACTGAAGCGTAAGTGGAACTTAATTGTGAACTAATTAAAGCCACGCAATGATACTCATTCATTCCAGCACTACCTATATAACGCCACTAAGTGGTGCTGTCAGTAGTTGTACTCCAACTACTCTACTGCAACTTGCAGTCCGGAATGttgaaatatataaacatttgctAATAAAGTTTTTATAGCAGCAATAGTGTACATTGATGGCTTAAAATTCAAATTTAGGAGTTTATTCAACTTTGGAGGTTCCAATGTACAGTGCATCTGAAAATTACTTGTTACAGCCATATTCCAAAACGGAATAcat
The Nerophis lumbriciformis linkage group LG12, RoL_Nlum_v2.1, whole genome shotgun sequence DNA segment above includes these coding regions:
- the ficd gene encoding protein adenylyltransferase FICD isoform X1, translated to MAGVTVWQYTSGRLLGGWGPLLCVLLGSLVALLTPLVGVEEHCRGSLSAIAQLRCQLWGSAHQPPHAQTTSLAVPFSELGLLPLRSKPSQEMVLEARAALQQAQEMKKHGKREKAHKLLVHALSLNPDYVDALTELGTILEEKDVVQADHLYTKALAISPCNERALVSRDRTLPLVEELDRRHFGVIDSKVRRLMSIPKGNSALRRVMEETYYHHIYHTVAIEGSTLTLSEIRHIIETRYAVPGRSLQEQNEAIGVDAAMKYINTTLLSRTGDISVTDILEIHRRVLGYVDPVEGGRLRTNQVFVGHHIPPHPQDLQRHMQELVLWLNSDEALQLHPVEYAALAHYKLVYVHPFVDGNGRTSRLLMNLALMQARYPPITIRKEQRAEYYAALDTANEGDVRPFIRFIAKCTEITLDTLLISTTEHAVGLPGAGQEHACPDCKQTILAHT
- the ficd gene encoding protein adenylyltransferase FICD isoform X2, with the translated sequence MRRPPASLSPSRNSACCRSGLSPAKLCVCDAEMVLEARAALQQAQEMKKHGKREKAHKLLVHALSLNPDYVDALTELGTILEEKDVVQADHLYTKALAISPCNERALVSRDRTLPLVEELDRRHFGVIDSKVRRLMSIPKGNSALRRVMEETYYHHIYHTVAIEGSTLTLSEIRHIIETRYAVPGRSLQEQNEAIGVDAAMKYINTTLLSRTGDISVTDILEIHRRVLGYVDPVEGGRLRTNQVFVGHHIPPHPQDLQRHMQELVLWLNSDEALQLHPVEYAALAHYKLVYVHPFVDGNGRTSRLLMNLALMQARYPPITIRKEQRAEYYAALDTANEGDVRPFIRFIAKCTEITLDTLLISTTEHAVGLPGAGQEHACPDCKQTILAHT